The genomic segment GGTCACGCGCCTGTGAAAGTTTCTGGATGACCTCAACGAGTTCGGTCATCCGGTCCGCGGGGGCGGACGGCTGGGCGGTCATGTCGGGCACCTTGGGAGAGTCCTTCTACCACTATTATTCGCCATCCTGGCGACGTTTGTGTCCGACAAGGGGGCGGAATTCTCGCCCCGTCCCGCCGTCAGGTCAGCGTGACGCTGTGGAGGAACTCGGCATTCGTCTTGTGCTTGCCGAGTTGCTTCAAGAGCAGGTCCATCGCCTCCACCGGGTTCATGTCCGCCAGGATGCGGTGCATGATGTGGACGAGCCGCAGTTCGTCCTCGCTGCGGAGCATCTCCTCTTTGCGGGTGCCGCTGCGGTTCACGTCGATCGCCGGGTACACGCGGCGCTCCACCATCCGCCGTTCGAGGTGGATCTCCATGTTGCCCGTGCCCTTGAACTCTTCGAAGATCACCTCGTCCATCTTCGAGCCGGTGTCCACCAGCGCCGTGGCCAGGATCGTGAGCGACCCGCCCTCCTCAATATTGCGGGCGGCCCCGAAAAACCGCTTGGGCTTGTACAGAGCGGTCGCGTCGAGCCCGCCGGAGAGCAACTTGCCGGAGCCGGGCGAGACGGTGTTGTACGCCCGCGCGAGGCGGGTGATCGAGTCGAGTAGGATCACCACGTCCGTGCCGTACTCGACCAGCCGCTTGGCCTTCTCGATCACCATCTCGCTCACCTGGACGTGCCGCTCCGGCGCCTCGTCGAAGGTCGAACTCACGACCTCGACGCGCGGCCCCTTCACCGTCCGGCTCATGTCGGTCACTTCTTCCGGCCGCTCGTCGATGAGCAGCACGATGACGTAGCACTCCGGGTGGTTCTGGATGATGGAGTTCGCCATCTTCTGGAGCAGGACCGTCTTGCCGGTCCGCGGCGGGGCGACGATGAGCCCGCGCTGCCCCTTGCCGATCGGGGTAATGAGATCGATGACCCGCGTGTTCAGCTCATCGTGTGACGTTTCGAGCTTGAGCCGCCGCTCGGGGTGCAGCGGGGTCAGGTCGTCGAACACCACTTTCGAGGTGAGCAGGTCCGGCTCGGCGTAGTTGATCGCCTCGACGCGCAGGAGCGCGAAGTACCGCTCGTTCTCCTTGGGCGGCCGGGTCTGGCCGGCGACGACGGCCCCGGTCCGCAGCCCGAACCGGCGGATCTGCGACGGCGAGATGTAGATGTCGTCGGGACACGGCAGGTAGTTGTAGTCCGGGCTGCGGAGGAACCCGAAGCCGTCCGGCAGCACCTCGAGGGTGCCCTCGCCGAACATGAGGCCGTTGGCCTCGCTCAGCTCGCGGAGGATGCGGTAAACGAGGTCCTGTTTCTTGAGGCCGGCGTACTCCTCGCGCGGGACGTTCGCGTCCTTCGCCGCCTTCTGGAGCTGCGCAATGGTCATGTGCTGCAGCTCGGTGATGTACGTGTTCCCCTTCTTGATCTGCTCGTAGCGGGAGTTCGTCTCGGCGTCGAACCCGTGCTCGTTCGGGTCGACGCGCGGCGGCGCGGGCGGCTCCGCCCGGTCCACGGGGCGCTCGGCGCGGGTGTGTTCGCGCGGGGCCTCACGCGGACTTTCGGGGCGCGACACCTCGCGCGGCGGCTCCGGGCGGGCCACTTCGCGCGGCGGTTCGGGCCGGCGCGCGCTTCGGCCACCGGTGCGGGCTTCGGGGCGGGCGCCACAACGACCGGTGCGGGCTTCGGGGGCGGCGGCGGCGCGCCACAACGACCGGGGGCGGCGGGGGCGGCGGGGTGACGGGCGGCGGGGCAGCGGGCGCGGCGTCCACGATACCCGCACCGAACCCGTCGTCTTCGGCGGGCGGGACGACCGGTTGCTCCACGACGGGCGGCGCCGCGACCACTTTCTTGGGGCGACCGCGGGTGGTCGAGCGGGCGGGCTTCACGGTGTCGGACTTGGACTCGGACATGGGAACCTCAAGCAGCAGGCGCGGAAAATCCAAGAGGGCGGGTCCGTCGCGGCGGGAGACGCGGTCGCGCTCCTTGAACGCCGGCGACAACTCTGGGAGGGTCGGCCCCGCACTCGCGAACACGAATCGACAGAGTCGCTCAGTTACCTACTACCGAACAGATCGGGCGCTCTGAGAGCAAATTTTGAAAACTTGACCAAGAAATTTCAAACCAGCAGCGGCGACGGCACATGACCTTCTCAAAAGTCTATTAATCAGAATTTAAGATTTCCTGAGTCCGTGCCGCGTGCGGCGGCGACTGCTCGGCAAGCCACCTGTCCACCTGGCACTGGAGGTCGGCGATTCCGGCGTCGTTGACCAGGACGGCGTTGGCCCGTGCGCGCTTCTCGGCGGCCGGCCATTGGGCCGCCTCACGGGCGGTCAATTCGGCTTCGGTCCACCCGTTACGGGCCGCGAGGCGCGCGAGGCGCGTGTCCCGCGGGGCGTCCACGTAGACCAACCGATCGACCATTTCACCCCAGCCGGCTTCGAGCAGAACGGCTGCGTCCAGGAGAACGAACGCGACGGCCGGGTTCACTTGCGCGGAAAAAATCTCCTGTCGCGTGCGCTCGCCAATATAGGGGAACACCGTTGCTTCGAGCGCGTTCCGCTGGCGCGGGTCGGCGAACACGATCCGCCCAATTTCCCGACGGTCCAGCGTCCCGTCCGGCTTGCAGATTCCCTCGCCCCATTTGCCAACGAGCGCGGCAATGATCTCCGGCTGCTGCAGCGCCTCGTGACCGAGCGCGTCGGCATCGATCGCGTACCCGCCACGGGCCGTGAAGCACTTCGCGGCGGTACTCTTCCCCGCCCCGATCGCGCCGACCAGGCCGATGACGGGCTTCGGACCGTGTTTGAAGCGGGTCACCCCTCGCTCCCGTTGGAGCGCCCGAGTTGCTGCAACCGGGCGCGGAGCCGTTCGACCTCCATTTGAAGCGCGTCGGCCCGTTTTCTCTCAGCCTCGACCGCTTCGGCACGTGTCGGAATCGGCCGACCGGTCTTCAGGTCGATCAGCCGCACTATCGTGTCCTCGGCTCGGAGGCCGAACCCGAGTTCGCTCGTCAATTCGGCCCCACGCAGGCGGCGGTAGGCCGTCCCATTCAACCGGTATCCCTGTAGACGCGGCACGAGGTATAACCCTTCGGGGTCGAAGAGGAAATACTCACGCACGCCGAGGCGCTCGTACTGGTCGTACTTGTCGTCCAGGTCGTCGCGCCACGTGTTCTCCGACGCCATCTCGAATACCACCGCCGGACCCGCCCCGTTCTCCTCCCAGGAGAAGAACGACCGCCGCGGTCGCGCACCCACGCCCGGAACGACCATCACGTCGGGCGCGACCTTCTGGCTGCTCCCCTCCTGCCGGTACCAGAACAGGTCCGAGGCGACGAACACATCCGACCGGTCACGGAAGAAGTCTTCAAGCGCCTGGTGAAGCGGCATGATCGCTTGCACGTGGAGCCAGGTTTCGGCAAGCGGCTGACCATCCCCGCTAGGGTATTCGATCGGCGGTGACTGCGGCCCGACGATCCACATCTCGCTCTCCATCTTCCCCGCCACAGGGCTTCTGCCCTGCGC from the Frigoriglobus tundricola genome contains:
- the rho gene encoding transcription termination factor Rho, producing the protein MSRPESPREAPREHTRAERPVDRAEPPAPPRVDPNEHGFDAETNSRYEQIKKGNTYITELQHMTIAQLQKAAKDANVPREEYAGLKKQDLVYRILRELSEANGLMFGEGTLEVLPDGFGFLRSPDYNYLPCPDDIYISPSQIRRFGLRTGAVVAGQTRPPKENERYFALLRVEAINYAEPDLLTSKVVFDDLTPLHPERRLKLETSHDELNTRVIDLITPIGKGQRGLIVAPPRTGKTVLLQKMANSIIQNHPECYVIVLLIDERPEEVTDMSRTVKGPRVEVVSSTFDEAPERHVQVSEMVIEKAKRLVEYGTDVVILLDSITRLARAYNTVSPGSGKLLSGGLDATALYKPKRFFGAARNIEEGGSLTILATALVDTGSKMDEVIFEEFKGTGNMEIHLERRMVERRVYPAIDVNRSGTRKEEMLRSEDELRLVHIMHRILADMNPVEAMDLLLKQLGKHKTNAEFLHSVTLT
- a CDS encoding Uma2 family endonuclease, with amino-acid sequence MAGKMESEMWIVGPQSPPIEYPSGDGQPLAETWLHVQAIMPLHQALEDFFRDRSDVFVASDLFWYRQEGSSQKVAPDVMVVPGVGARPRRSFFSWEENGAGPAVVFEMASENTWRDDLDDKYDQYERLGVREYFLFDPEGLYLVPRLQGYRLNGTAYRRLRGAELTSELGFGLRAEDTIVRLIDLKTGRPIPTRAEAVEAERKRADALQMEVERLRARLQQLGRSNGSEG
- the coaE gene encoding dephospho-CoA kinase (Dephospho-CoA kinase (CoaE) performs the final step in coenzyme A biosynthesis.); the protein is MTRFKHGPKPVIGLVGAIGAGKSTAAKCFTARGGYAIDADALGHEALQQPEIIAALVGKWGEGICKPDGTLDRREIGRIVFADPRQRNALEATVFPYIGERTRQEIFSAQVNPAVAFVLLDAAVLLEAGWGEMVDRLVYVDAPRDTRLARLAARNGWTEAELTAREAAQWPAAEKRARANAVLVNDAGIADLQCQVDRWLAEQSPPHAARTQEILNSD